A genomic region of Magnolia sinica isolate HGM2019 chromosome 6, MsV1, whole genome shotgun sequence contains the following coding sequences:
- the LOC131249514 gene encoding cytochrome P450 76C3-like has product MAHLSEGLAVTVLALGTSCYLFYVWLIKKPTKGMAPLPPGPPALPFIGNILSLRPDLHRHFAELASTYGPIMKLQLGSKLCIVVSSASVAKEVMRDHDPVFANRYETVAGKLFFYKGMEISLNSYGPEWRLLRKVFVRELLSPTVFESYYNLRRREVRQTVSDVYKKIGSPIGIRDQTFMTVVNTVLGMLWGGALEGEERSRTAAQFQHIMEGSVELLGETNVSDLFPGIAWLDLQGVKRKMKRLVSSLDKILESEIDQRLKMNRGDGEVNGKKKESKDFLESVLQLMEGGDPNTRLTTTQVKGLLLDALVASTHTESLAVEWTMAEMMQHPEVMRKVQVELEQVVGTNNTVEESHLPKLFYLEAVLKEVLRVHPVAPFLLSRRPSQSCTISGFTVPKGTQVIINAWAIHMDPETWVDPLEFQPERFLDPTRKWDYSGNDFCYIPFGSGRRICVGISLAEKTMMHVLASLLHSFEWRLPEGTELDLADKFGLLLSKVMPLVAIPTPRLSNPDLYY; this is encoded by the exons ATGGCCCACTTATCTGAAGGGCTCGCTGTTACTGTTCTAGCACTAGGAACTTCATGTTACTTATTCTACGTGTGGCTGATCAAGAAACCAACGAAGGGGATGGCCCCACTACCGCCGGGACCACCTGCCTTGCCCTTCATCGGCAACATCCTATCTCTCAGACCTGATCTCCACCGCCACTTCGCCGAGCTAGCATCGACCTATGGCCCGATCATGAAACTCCAACTTGGCAGCAAGCTCTGCATCGTGGTGAGTTCCGCCTCTGTAGCTAAGGAAGTCATGAGAGACCATGATCCCGTATTCGCCAACCGCTACGAGACTGTGGCGGGAAAACTCTTCTTTTATAAGGGTATGGAAATCTCTTTGAATTCTTACGGTCCCGAATGGCGCTTGCTACGGAAGGTGTTCGTTCGGGAGCTGTTGAGCCCAACAGTGTTTGAATCTTACTACAATCTCCGTCGGCGAGAGGTCCGACAGACGGTGAGCGATGTATATAAAAAAATCGGGTCGCCTATCGGAATCCGTGATCAGACGTTCATGACGGTAGTGAACACGGTGCTGGGAATGTTGTGGGGTGGCGCGCTCGAAGGGGAGGAGAGGAGTAGGACAGCAGCCCAGTTTCAGCATATAATGGAGGGATCTGTTGAGCTGTTGGGAGAAACCAATGTTTCGGATCTTTTCCCAGGTATAGCTTGGTTGGATTTGCAAGGGGTGAAACGGAAGATGAAAAGACTCGTATCATCATTAGATAAGATTCTGGAATCTGAGATAGATCAACGGCTGAAAATGAATAGGGGGGATGGAGAGGTGaatgggaagaagaaagaaagcaaggatTTTCTGGAGTCGGTTCTGCAACTGATGGAGGGAGGAGACCCCAATACACGTCTGACCACGACCCAAGTCAAGGGCTTGCTTTTG GACGCGCTGGTGGCCTCGACGCATACAGAGTCCTTGGCAGTCGAGTGGACCATGGCTGAAATGATGCAGCATCCAGAGGTCATGAGAAAGGTTCAGGTGGAATTAGAGCAAGTGGTGGGCACAAATAACACGGTAGAAGAGTCCCATTTGCCTAAACTGTTTTACTTAGAAGCGGTCTTGAAGGAAGTCTTACGTGTGCATCCGGTAGCCCCCTTCTTACTCAGCCGTCGTCCAAGCCAATCGTGCACCATCAGTGGTTTTACGGTCCCCAAAGGGACCCAAGTCATCATCAACGCATGGGCTATACACATGGACCCTGAGACTTGGGTAGACCCTTTAGAATTCCAGCCTGAGAGGTTCCTGGACCCGACTCGCAAATGGGATTACAGTGGCAATGATTTCTGTTATATACCGTTTGGGTCTGGGAGGAGGATATGTGTGGGGATATCTTTAGCAGAGAAGACAATGATGCACGTACTCGCTTCACTGCTACACTCATTCGAGTGGCGATTGCCAGAGGGTACAGAGCTTGATCTTGCAGACAAATTTGGGCTCCTTCTAAGTAAGGTGATGCCGCTTGTTGCTATCCCCACTCCAAGATTATCCAATCCAGACCTCTACTATTAG